One stretch of Aquimarina sp. Aq107 DNA includes these proteins:
- a CDS encoding ankyrin repeat domain-containing protein, with the protein MRKTIMAVLMILFIIPVNFASEKVKVSDSKDYELTINKVDPFFMAVIKGDLDTVAKMIDDGSDVNLRLDGKTPLMYAARYNRVDIIRLLVGKGAYLEAKDSQGNTALKFAELANAKEAMDLLKEMS; encoded by the coding sequence ATGAGAAAAACAATTATGGCAGTATTAATGATTCTATTCATTATACCTGTAAACTTTGCTTCAGAAAAAGTAAAGGTAAGTGATAGTAAGGATTATGAATTAACTATTAATAAAGTGGATCCTTTTTTTATGGCGGTTATTAAAGGAGATCTTGATACTGTGGCAAAAATGATAGATGATGGGAGTGATGTAAATCTAAGATTGGATGGAAAAACACCTTTAATGTATGCAGCTAGGTATAATCGAGTTGATATTATAAGGTTATTAGTTGGAAAAGGAGCTTATCTTGAGGCTAAAGACAGTCAAGGTAATACTGCTTTGAAATTTGCAGAATTAGCTAATGCTAAGGAAGCAATGGATCTTCTTAAAGAAATGTCTTAA
- a CDS encoding M15 family metallopeptidase, which translates to MLRRDFIKISGLGLTALSLSSLNMIQLEFTKDDLMGKSNPVFYGDTYKLRKEAHEAFLKMKNKASESGIKIKTVSSYRNYAHQNRIWERKYKKFTKEGLSPINAIKKIIEYSTIPGTSRHHWGTDIDIVDGTPKQPKGLLLEENFHEEGPFCKFKEWMDIHANSFGFYLVYTNKKDRKGFKYEPWHYSYAPISIPMLKSYKKLDIKNELQNTNLLGSNYFTVEFIQQYITENVLDINPKLL; encoded by the coding sequence ATGCTACGAAGAGATTTCATAAAAATTAGTGGATTAGGCCTCACTGCACTCTCATTATCTTCACTGAATATGATTCAATTAGAATTTACCAAAGATGATTTAATGGGAAAAAGTAATCCTGTTTTTTATGGAGACACTTATAAACTGAGAAAAGAAGCTCACGAAGCATTTTTAAAAATGAAAAATAAAGCTTCGGAAAGTGGTATTAAAATAAAAACCGTTTCGAGTTATCGAAACTATGCACATCAAAACAGAATCTGGGAACGTAAATATAAAAAATTTACTAAAGAGGGCTTATCCCCTATTAATGCCATAAAAAAAATAATAGAATATTCTACTATTCCCGGGACTTCACGTCATCATTGGGGTACAGATATTGATATCGTAGACGGAACACCTAAACAACCTAAAGGCCTTCTTCTAGAAGAAAACTTTCATGAAGAAGGTCCATTTTGTAAATTCAAGGAATGGATGGATATCCACGCCAATAGTTTTGGATTTTATCTCGTTTATACAAACAAAAAAGATAGAAAAGGTTTTAAATATGAACCTTGGCATTATTCCTATGCTCCTATATCTATACCCATGCTCAAATCTTATAAAAAACTGGATATAAAAAATGAATTACAGAATACTAACCTATTAGGTAGTAATTATTTTACAGTCGAGTTTATACAACAGTATATTACTGAAAATGTATTAGATATCAATCCTAAATTACTGTAA
- a CDS encoding M48 family metalloprotease, with the protein MRRGGLKIRILIGLAIVAFAFIKKCNNKTLNEYTDRVQNINMTTEQEIAIGLQSEPEMTRQHGGLYPDQRLQNYVDNVGNKLVNNTMARESDYRYEFHLLADPNTINAFALPGGQIFITYALYSKLQNEDQLAGVLGHEIGHVLGRHSAERIAEHEFWKTISTGASVGADAGGLVNGIGQNVLLGNGRDDELESDKLGVLFMINSGYNPQEMIGVMEILKNAAGPNRTPEFQSTHPDPDNRIEKIQEAIKEYSVQ; encoded by the coding sequence ATGAGACGCGGTGGATTAAAAATAAGAATATTAATAGGTCTTGCTATTGTGGCTTTTGCTTTTATCAAGAAATGTAACAACAAAACCCTCAATGAATATACGGATAGAGTTCAGAATATTAATATGACTACGGAACAGGAAATCGCTATTGGTCTCCAAAGCGAACCTGAAATGACTAGACAACACGGAGGACTATATCCAGATCAAAGACTTCAAAACTATGTTGATAATGTTGGAAACAAACTTGTCAATAATACAATGGCCAGAGAATCTGATTACCGATATGAATTTCATCTTCTAGCTGACCCCAATACTATTAATGCTTTTGCATTACCAGGTGGTCAAATATTCATTACCTACGCACTTTACTCAAAATTACAAAATGAAGATCAACTAGCTGGTGTACTAGGACATGAAATTGGACATGTTTTAGGAAGACATTCTGCAGAACGTATAGCAGAACACGAGTTTTGGAAAACAATTTCTACAGGAGCTTCTGTAGGTGCTGATGCTGGTGGACTTGTAAATGGGATAGGACAAAATGTTCTTTTAGGAAATGGTAGAGACGATGAATTAGAGAGCGATAAATTAGGAGTTTTATTTATGATAAATTCTGGTTATAATCCTCAAGAAATGATCGGAGTAATGGAAATTCTAAAAAATGCGGCTGGACCTAACCGTACTCCAGAATTTCAAAGTACACATCCTGACCCCGATAATCGTATTGAAAAAATTCAAGAAGCTATTAAAGAATATAGTGTGCAATAA
- a CDS encoding ClpP family protease: MKEKAGKIQDIIDKKFLEERSVFLWGQVDDKSAKHVIDRLMYLDMISNDEIKLYINSPGGYVTSGFAMYDTIKALKSPVSTICTGLAASMGSILLSVGEKGRRFIQPHAKVMIHQPSGGARGQASNIEIQATEILKTKELSAQILGDNCGQEIEKVLKDFNRDYWMDAQESIEYGIVDGILE, encoded by the coding sequence ATGAAAGAAAAAGCTGGAAAAATCCAAGATATAATCGATAAAAAATTTTTAGAAGAGCGTAGTGTTTTTCTATGGGGGCAAGTAGATGACAAATCTGCTAAGCATGTCATTGACAGGCTTATGTATCTAGATATGATAAGTAATGATGAAATAAAATTATACATCAATAGTCCTGGTGGTTATGTAACATCTGGATTTGCCATGTATGATACTATAAAAGCTTTGAAAAGCCCTGTTTCTACAATCTGTACGGGACTAGCAGCATCCATGGGTTCCATTTTACTAAGTGTAGGAGAAAAAGGACGCAGGTTTATTCAACCTCATGCCAAGGTAATGATTCATCAACCAAGCGGCGGAGCTAGAGGACAAGCTTCCAATATAGAAATCCAAGCTACCGAGATTCTTAAAACTAAAGAATTAAGTGCTCAAATTCTTGGAGATAACTGTGGACAGGAGATTGAAAAAGTACTAAAAGATTTTAATCGAGATTATTGGATGGATGCCCAAGAATCTATTGAATATGGTATTGTTGATGGAATACTAGAATAA
- a CDS encoding CAP domain-containing protein codes for MKVFFKFFFTVCISTIIVSCSSEDDSTNLDVNTDELTNETNISDDILVLVNQHRQSLGLSTLSKNDTAEQLAIDHTKYMISIEEINHDNFNQRGNILGDEENATGTAENVARFYTDAQSVVDGWLNSTGHRENIEGNYMYTGISAIKDESGRYYYTQLFYR; via the coding sequence ATGAAAGTATTTTTTAAATTTTTCTTTACGGTATGTATCTCAACAATTATAGTTTCTTGTTCATCTGAGGATGATTCCACGAATTTAGATGTAAATACCGATGAACTTACTAATGAGACAAACATTTCTGATGATATACTTGTATTAGTAAATCAACATAGACAAAGTCTCGGATTATCAACATTATCAAAAAATGACACTGCAGAGCAACTTGCTATTGATCACACAAAATATATGATATCTATTGAAGAAATCAATCATGATAATTTTAATCAGCGAGGAAATATATTGGGAGATGAAGAGAATGCCACTGGAACAGCCGAAAACGTCGCTAGATTTTACACTGATGCTCAAAGTGTTGTTGATGGTTGGTTAAATAGTACAGGACATCGAGAAAACATAGAAGGTAATTATATGTATACTGGTATCTCCGCAATTAAAGACGAAAGTGGTAGATATTATTATACTCAACTTTTTTATCGTTAA
- a CDS encoding gliding motility-associated C-terminal domain-containing protein, with protein sequence MLPQNTKLTYLLLIGLLNIPFTIFSQLTFHNFGNVQIHDEGQVGFHLDVINDGTFDQNVGFTGFYNQNSLTISGSNRPIFHDMEIDVIDDLFLEVPVGVNNFQEFTNGRVFTPRDQIQVSLDYINDAPYLGENNDRYVDGYATITGQLDFSFPIGDDFRHRPARIENQAATNTARAAYFFENPNFPNFFPDNFDTNSFGDLLYGISIFEFWDVDGDEETRVTLTWDTNSNIPTLVNDLSDLRVVGWDPNLEQWINLGNTFITGDLDSGEITSELIVPDNFVALTFGTSSIILDGDLEIFTAVSPNGDGFNDTFVIQGLVQYPDNELFVYNRWGVLVYNRKAYHEVQQTSEGFNGISEGRATIAKGEELPVGTYYYVLNIEGTKDRAGYLYINR encoded by the coding sequence ATGTTACCCCAAAACACTAAGCTTACATATTTACTCCTAATTGGTTTATTAAATATACCCTTTACTATATTTTCTCAACTAACATTCCATAATTTCGGAAATGTGCAAATACATGACGAAGGTCAAGTAGGATTTCATCTCGATGTTATTAATGATGGTACTTTTGATCAGAATGTTGGATTTACTGGTTTCTATAACCAAAATAGTTTAACAATTTCTGGAAGTAATCGCCCAATTTTCCATGATATGGAAATCGATGTAATAGATGATTTATTTTTAGAAGTTCCGGTTGGAGTTAATAATTTTCAAGAATTTACTAACGGAAGAGTCTTTACCCCTAGAGATCAAATACAAGTTTCATTAGATTATATAAATGATGCACCGTACTTAGGAGAAAATAATGATCGTTATGTAGATGGATATGCTACAATCACTGGTCAATTAGATTTTTCTTTTCCAATCGGTGATGATTTCCGTCATAGACCGGCACGTATTGAAAATCAAGCCGCAACCAATACTGCAAGAGCCGCTTATTTCTTTGAAAACCCTAACTTCCCAAACTTTTTCCCAGACAACTTTGATACTAATAGCTTTGGAGATTTATTATATGGAATTAGTATTTTTGAATTTTGGGATGTAGACGGAGACGAAGAAACAAGAGTTACCTTAACCTGGGATACCAATAGTAATATTCCAACTTTAGTAAATGATTTATCTGATCTTAGAGTTGTGGGATGGGATCCTAATTTAGAACAATGGATTAATCTAGGAAACACTTTCATTACAGGAGATCTTGATAGTGGAGAAATCACTTCTGAATTAATAGTTCCTGATAATTTTGTAGCTTTAACTTTTGGTACCTCTAGTATTATATTAGATGGAGACTTAGAAATTTTCACTGCTGTTTCTCCAAATGGAGATGGTTTTAACGATACTTTTGTAATACAAGGATTAGTTCAATACCCGGATAACGAATTATTCGTTTATAATAGATGGGGGGTTTTAGTATACAATCGAAAAGCATACCATGAAGTTCAACAAACCTCAGAAGGATTTAATGGTATTTCTGAAGGTAGAGCTACGATTGCTAAAGGAGAAGAATTACCTGTAGGAACTTATTATTATGTTTTAAATATAGAAGGAACAAAGGATAGAGCTGGTTACCTTTACATAAATAGATAA